In Methanosarcina siciliae T4/M, one genomic interval encodes:
- a CDS encoding type 1 glutamine amidotransferase domain-containing protein has product MKALVFGADGFEDVELIYPYHRLKEEGITAHIASMKRGPITGKHGYVLDADITFKDINPADYDILVISGGKGPEKMRLDKDALEITKYFFKENKPVAAICHGPQVLVSAGVIKGRKATCWIGIRDDIIAAGALYEDSEVVVDGNLVSSRNPGDLHAFGREMIKLLK; this is encoded by the coding sequence ATGAAAGCACTTGTATTCGGAGCTGATGGTTTTGAAGATGTCGAACTTATCTACCCTTACCACCGTCTGAAAGAAGAAGGTATAACCGCACATATCGCTTCCATGAAGAGGGGACCGATAACAGGAAAGCACGGTTATGTCCTCGATGCTGACATTACCTTTAAGGATATAAACCCTGCAGATTACGACATCCTTGTGATATCCGGCGGAAAAGGGCCCGAAAAAATGAGGCTCGACAAAGATGCACTTGAGATTACAAAATACTTCTTCAAAGAAAACAAACCCGTTGCTGCAATCTGCCACGGCCCGCAGGTTCTTGTCTCGGCAGGCGTGATAAAGGGCAGGAAAGCTACCTGCTGGATAGGAATCAGGGATGACATCATAGCTGCAGGAGCGCTTTACGAGGATAGCGAAGTTGTAGTGGACGGAAACCTTGTATCTTCAAGGAATCCGGGAGACCTGCACGCTTTCGGAAGGGAAATGATTAAGCTGCTGAAGTGA
- a CDS encoding YkvA family protein translates to MMKLKEIKNNAKKYLELCKFIYADSRTPKISKILLWIAIGYALSPIDLIPDFIPVIGYLDDMVILPVLLYIAIKSVPKDVYIENYVKILKK, encoded by the coding sequence ATGATGAAACTAAAAGAAATAAAGAATAATGCAAAAAAATACCTGGAATTATGTAAATTTATATATGCAGACTCTCGCACCCCCAAAATTTCAAAAATATTATTATGGATTGCCATAGGCTATGCATTATCACCAATCGATTTAATACCTGATTTCATACCTGTAATTGGATATCTCGATGATATGGTAATCCTTCCCGTTCTTTTGTATATTGCAATAAAATCAGTACCTAAAGATGTGTATATAGAAAATTACGTTAAGATTTTAAAGAAATGA
- a CDS encoding hybrid sensor histidine kinase/response regulator: MIELYASNKPKVLIIDDERDQAELLCLQLEDEYLPIPAYSGKEAIELVKAELPDLILLDMKLPESDGYEICSTLKSDPEYRFIPIIIISGFFEDTTNMKAIQCGADDFIHKPLNRFELKTRIKSLIRIKKNYKALQESESRYKQLFNNIPAVTLLIDPVNYRIADANEPAFAYYGYTYAEMTAKKITDISIHSRERNKETIQQFFSEKKGHFYSCHKLANGETRNVEMYINTINIRGKELIITNVYDVTFNKKTEIELRESEEKFKQVVELSIDGMIIGANSGKIVDCNEAACRIFGYDKEEMLELNVADILRENFRRGISEIINVKAVPDNKIIESINKRKDDTFFTAEIATRKFKLGDEERLIVYVRDITERKKAERDLKSSEENFRALVNNTLDGIIILNFEGKVVAANAAIGKMFNMELEKIIGMSIAKYLAPESIPVAIKDQINVLNDQGGYLSVYKAISSTGKHFWIEGLGTKIIYQNQPANIVVIRDITVRKKAEEALINAKTAAEVANRTKSEFLTNMSHELKTPLNSIIGFSDLLKEEITGPLNEKQSRYVQFISSSGKNLLNIINDILDLSKIEAGEKDLHMEEFSVDEAIKTVISMVLPKTQEKNIILNYHSENRTLWIAADESKFRQIMENLLSNAIKFTPANGLIDVTSKQEDTLATIEVKDTGIGIPEDSLEKIFEPFIQLDSSLSRNFEGTGLGLTLVKKYVEMHGGNIYVESKMDEGSSFRFELPVIRKKEIEPTLKLLEN, from the coding sequence ATGATCGAATTGTACGCTTCCAATAAACCAAAAGTTCTCATAATTGACGACGAAAGAGACCAGGCAGAGTTACTATGCTTACAACTCGAAGATGAATATCTTCCTATCCCTGCATACAGCGGAAAAGAAGCTATCGAACTTGTGAAAGCTGAACTTCCTGATTTGATATTATTAGATATGAAGCTGCCTGAGAGTGACGGATATGAGATATGCAGCACACTCAAAAGTGATCCAGAATACAGGTTCATACCCATAATCATAATTTCCGGATTTTTTGAGGATACAACTAACATGAAAGCAATTCAATGCGGAGCTGACGATTTTATTCACAAGCCGCTAAACAGGTTTGAGCTTAAAACAAGGATAAAGTCTTTAATCCGGATAAAAAAGAATTATAAAGCCCTGCAGGAAAGTGAGAGCAGGTATAAACAGCTTTTTAACAACATTCCGGCTGTCACCCTTCTCATTGACCCGGTCAATTACCGTATTGCCGATGCAAACGAGCCTGCGTTTGCTTACTACGGGTATACGTATGCAGAGATGACTGCAAAAAAAATCACTGATATCAGTATACACTCCCGGGAAAGAAACAAAGAGACCATCCAGCAGTTTTTTTCCGAGAAGAAAGGCCATTTTTATTCCTGCCATAAGCTTGCCAATGGTGAAACAAGGAATGTAGAGATGTATATCAATACAATAAACATCAGAGGCAAGGAGCTTATTATTACAAACGTCTATGATGTTACTTTCAACAAAAAGACAGAAATTGAACTCAGGGAATCGGAAGAAAAATTCAAACAGGTTGTAGAACTCTCAATTGACGGCATGATTATAGGGGCAAATAGTGGAAAAATTGTTGACTGTAATGAGGCAGCCTGCAGAATCTTCGGGTACGATAAAGAAGAAATGCTGGAACTGAACGTAGCTGATATTCTCAGGGAAAACTTTAGAAGAGGCATTTCGGAGATAATAAACGTCAAAGCAGTCCCGGACAATAAAATCATCGAGAGTATAAATAAAAGAAAGGACGATACGTTCTTTACGGCTGAAATTGCAACCCGAAAATTCAAACTGGGGGATGAAGAAAGGCTGATAGTGTATGTCCGCGACATTACGGAGCGTAAAAAGGCGGAAAGGGATCTTAAATCAAGCGAAGAGAACTTCCGTGCTCTTGTCAACAATACTCTTGACGGTATAATCATACTTAACTTTGAAGGGAAAGTCGTTGCTGCAAACGCTGCTATTGGAAAAATGTTTAACATGGAACTCGAAAAGATAATCGGTATGAGCATTGCAAAATACCTCGCTCCAGAATCAATACCGGTTGCAATTAAAGACCAGATAAATGTCCTCAATGATCAGGGGGGTTACCTCAGTGTTTACAAAGCAATCTCTTCAACAGGCAAACATTTCTGGATTGAAGGGCTTGGTACAAAAATAATCTACCAGAACCAGCCGGCAAATATCGTAGTTATAAGGGACATAACTGTTAGAAAAAAAGCAGAAGAAGCGCTGATAAATGCAAAAACAGCTGCCGAGGTGGCGAACCGCACAAAAAGCGAGTTTTTAACCAACATGAGCCACGAACTGAAGACTCCTCTGAATTCCATAATCGGGTTTTCGGACCTGCTAAAAGAAGAAATCACAGGGCCCCTTAACGAAAAACAGTCCAGGTATGTTCAGTTTATTTCTTCAAGTGGAAAAAATCTTCTTAATATTATCAATGATATACTCGATTTGTCAAAAATAGAAGCCGGAGAAAAAGACCTCCATATGGAAGAGTTTTCCGTAGATGAAGCTATCAAAACAGTTATCTCAATGGTTCTTCCAAAAACTCAGGAGAAGAATATAATATTAAATTACCATTCCGAAAACAGAACTTTATGGATCGCTGCTGATGAAAGTAAGTTCCGACAGATCATGGAGAACTTATTAAGTAATGCTATTAAGTTCACACCTGCCAACGGTCTAATTGATGTAACCTCAAAACAGGAAGACACCCTTGCAACTATCGAAGTCAAAGACACGGGAATAGGAATCCCTGAGGACAGCCTTGAAAAGATATTTGAGCCATTTATCCAGCTCGATTCATCTCTAAGCCGCAATTTTGAAGGTACTGGACTTGGGCTGACCCTGGTAAAAAAGTATGTTGAAATGCACGGCGGAAATATTTATGTGGAAAGCAAAATGGACGAAGGTTCGTCTTTCAGATTCGAACTGCCGGTAATCCGAAAGAAGGAAATTGAACCCACTCTAAAGTTGCTGGAGAACTAA
- a CDS encoding GTPase: protein MTSYKVLVRDVIKQSDVLLEVIDARFPDETRNSEVEKEIIRLKKPFIIVINKCDLVSKEKLEKTKIRLSRIAPTVFVSGKDRSGTTILRHQILESACIKGRKILVGTLGYPNVGKSSVINGVTGRHRASTSPISGHTKGVQHVDAGSRIMFMDTPGVIPFDENDEYVQGLLGIKDANHLKDPVGVALKIIEIMLVENKTALEAFYNVTLEARDSYAVIELIGKQCNFLQKKGEVDEMRTAVRIINDWQTGLLLI, encoded by the coding sequence ATGACAAGCTACAAAGTTCTGGTAAGGGATGTTATAAAACAATCAGATGTCCTTCTTGAGGTTATAGATGCCCGATTTCCTGACGAGACCCGAAACAGTGAGGTTGAAAAGGAGATCATTCGTTTAAAGAAGCCTTTCATAATAGTCATCAATAAGTGCGACCTTGTCTCAAAAGAGAAACTCGAGAAAACCAAAATCCGTCTCTCCAGAATCGCTCCCACGGTTTTTGTATCCGGCAAGGACAGGTCCGGGACAACTATATTAAGGCACCAGATCCTTGAATCTGCCTGCATAAAAGGGCGGAAAATCCTTGTCGGCACCCTCGGGTATCCCAATGTGGGTAAATCCTCCGTTATCAATGGAGTTACCGGCAGGCACAGGGCGAGCACGTCCCCGATATCCGGCCACACAAAAGGTGTGCAGCACGTGGACGCAGGGTCACGTATCATGTTTATGGACACCCCCGGAGTCATCCCCTTCGATGAAAACGATGAATATGTCCAGGGCCTGCTGGGGATAAAGGATGCAAACCACCTGAAGGACCCTGTAGGAGTGGCCCTTAAGATAATAGAAATAATGCTTGTCGAAAACAAGACTGCTCTTGAGGCTTTTTATAATGTCACCCTCGAAGCCCGGGACTCTTACGCCGTAATTGAACTGATAGGCAAACAGTGCAATTTTCTCCAGAAGAAAGGCGAGGTGGATGAAATGAGGACAGCAGTCAGAATAATCAATGACTGGCAAACCGGGCTACTGCTTATCTGA
- a CDS encoding NTPase: protein MLRIAVTGSPGVGKSTVVTKVVEKLAEQPGFKIGGIQTAEIRKEGHREGFSIMDLATGKTGILSHVKGSGPRLGKYHVNLEDLERIGASAVRDALACDLVVIDEIGPMELISGSFVSAVEEVLQSDKSALAVLHRSSRHPLAQRIRKGFELLTVDKENRDELPEKISNGFLRELG from the coding sequence ATGTTAAGAATTGCAGTAACCGGCAGTCCGGGAGTTGGGAAATCAACAGTTGTAACAAAAGTCGTCGAAAAACTTGCTGAGCAGCCGGGCTTCAAAATAGGCGGCATCCAGACTGCCGAAATTCGGAAAGAAGGGCATAGGGAAGGTTTTTCAATCATGGACCTTGCGACAGGAAAGACAGGAATTCTTAGCCATGTGAAAGGCAGCGGACCCAGGCTTGGAAAATATCACGTTAACCTTGAAGACCTTGAAAGAATCGGAGCAAGCGCAGTCCGGGATGCTCTTGCCTGCGATCTGGTAGTGATAGATGAGATCGGGCCGATGGAACTCATATCCGGGTCTTTCGTTTCTGCGGTTGAGGAAGTTTTGCAATCGGATAAATCTGCCCTGGCTGTTCTGCACAGGTCAAGCAGGCATCCGCTTGCGCAGAGGATTAGAAAAGGGTTTGAACTTTTGACGGTTGATAAGGAGAACCGGGACGAATTACCTGAAAAAATCTCAAATGGTTTCCTCAGGGAATTGGGCTGA
- a CDS encoding transposase, translated as MEPWARCWLEDQRKAGEKCLEIKVRGACHYVYRSTSKYDKKIKKGRKVSVYIGRLDKDYGFIPKGEKPKTNVIPVPHSVTDYGNSMILHNMMGELKPFLMKNFPEYWEELYAMSIVRVNGYVPLKRIKDTWEDLYNLEGIKPNLNPSNLSKVLREVGCDRFGQNELFNHLKNADTQLVYDLSSCFSRSMNIYRLKKATTKTVFKFPKSTLPFLCGLDSEMPTMIKSVPGSVKDIKTLYKTIEELDISDKILLLDRGFFSENILNCLEEKHIKFVLPTKRNSHYYDTRIHLNEEFIYHDRLIKCGKRKLGNRFLYLYEDLDLRLEEQKTIFRKREEGKISDEEYSLKQNRAGKFLIISNYDIGKKEMYELYKKRDSIEKLFDAYKTTLDADKLYLHDDESVYGHVFVAFLSLYAYCKLLKAIKKAEINDKVSPIDILLKFRKVKSINFGEKSIITEVPKKVRELDKTLKFNIFPTKNGS; from the coding sequence ATGGAACCCTGGGCAAGATGCTGGCTTGAAGATCAGCGTAAAGCTGGAGAAAAATGTCTTGAAATCAAAGTTCGAGGCGCTTGTCATTATGTTTATCGCTCTACGAGTAAATATGACAAAAAAATTAAGAAAGGTCGTAAAGTTTCAGTTTACATTGGTAGACTCGACAAAGATTACGGCTTTATACCTAAAGGTGAGAAACCTAAAACTAATGTGATACCTGTGCCTCACTCTGTCACTGACTATGGAAATTCAATGATTTTACATAATATGATGGGAGAGCTCAAACCTTTTCTCATGAAAAATTTTCCGGAATATTGGGAAGAACTCTATGCAATGTCAATTGTTCGTGTAAATGGATATGTCCCCCTCAAACGAATTAAAGATACTTGGGAAGATCTCTATAATCTTGAAGGTATAAAACCAAATCTTAATCCATCCAATCTTTCAAAAGTGTTAAGGGAAGTAGGCTGTGATAGGTTTGGGCAGAATGAGCTATTCAATCATCTCAAAAATGCAGACACTCAACTCGTCTATGACTTAAGTTCCTGTTTCTCTCGATCTATGAATATCTACAGGCTGAAAAAGGCTACAACAAAGACTGTATTCAAGTTCCCCAAATCAACTTTGCCCTTTCTTTGTGGTCTTGATAGTGAAATGCCTACTATGATCAAATCAGTTCCAGGCAGTGTGAAGGACATAAAGACATTATACAAAACAATAGAAGAGTTGGATATCAGCGATAAGATACTTCTTCTTGATCGTGGTTTTTTCTCAGAGAACATCCTTAACTGCTTAGAAGAAAAACATATCAAATTTGTGTTACCAACAAAAAGGAACAGCCACTATTATGACACAAGAATACACCTTAATGAAGAATTCATCTATCATGATAGACTCATCAAATGTGGTAAAAGAAAGTTAGGAAATAGGTTCCTATATTTATATGAAGACCTGGATCTAAGACTTGAAGAACAGAAGACGATCTTCAGAAAGAGAGAGGAAGGGAAGATCAGCGATGAAGAGTACTCTTTAAAACAAAATAGAGCAGGGAAGTTCTTGATTATCTCCAATTACGACATAGGAAAAAAGGAGATGTATGAACTCTACAAAAAAAGAGACTCGATTGAAAAGTTGTTTGATGCATACAAAACAACATTAGACGCTGACAAATTGTATCTTCATGATGATGAGAGCGTTTATGGGCATGTGTTTGTGGCATTTCTTTCATTATATGCGTACTGTAAATTGTTGAAGGCAATTAAAAAAGCAGAGATAAATGACAAGGTCTCACCCATTGATATCCTATTGAAGTTTAGAAAAGTGAAAAGTATAAACTTTGGTGAAAAAAGTATCATTACTGAAGTTCCTAAGAAAGTAAGAGAATTAGATAAAACTCTCAAATTCAACATATTCCCTACAAAAAATGGGAGTTAA
- a CDS encoding Holliday junction resolvase-like protein: protein MLFLALLIVYLLVKYIKLKGRVESRAKDLYEAWQTREMERPVSEKTDTLFRNWKLDEEKKIRQDAVKKSEAVICGKVTEHLIPYFPDFEYNPKDARFLGTPVDFIVFDGLSEGEMNKVVFVEVKSGKTGALSRREKLVRECINRGRVSYEIIHNRG from the coding sequence ATTCTTTTCCTTGCCCTGCTTATAGTGTATCTGCTCGTCAAATACATCAAATTGAAAGGTAGGGTAGAATCCCGTGCAAAAGACCTGTATGAAGCCTGGCAGACACGGGAGATGGAACGCCCGGTCTCCGAAAAAACCGATACTCTCTTTCGGAACTGGAAACTTGATGAGGAGAAAAAAATCCGCCAGGACGCCGTAAAGAAAAGCGAAGCCGTAATCTGCGGCAAGGTCACGGAACACCTGATCCCTTATTTCCCTGATTTCGAATACAACCCTAAGGATGCAAGGTTCCTCGGCACCCCTGTGGACTTCATCGTCTTTGACGGGCTTTCCGAAGGAGAAATGAATAAGGTGGTCTTTGTCGAAGTAAAGTCCGGAAAAACCGGCGCTCTTTCCCGAAGAGAAAAGCTTGTCAGGGAGTGCATTAACCGAGGAAGAGTTAGCTATGAGATCATTCACAACAGGGGATAG
- a CDS encoding mechanosensitive ion channel family protein: protein MVNGDSGSQQLLETLRSIDTQTIVIMFLILAAAYVLSRIITTLLSKISEKMSRKDRIKVKMIIPTVKFGIYVLAFYYILKEIFNIFGPELLLLTGLLGAAIGFGVKDLFADIIGGLVITFEKPYQIGDKISIGGHYGEVTDIGLRATKMVTPDDNTITAPNSLIFNETVASGNYGDSEMMVVIDLYIASGSNVETAMRILREAVVSSKYVYISESSPVTLLHKALPFYTMLRAKAYVNDLRDEFKFESDVHTRTWIEFLKNGIRAPQFHILNLPPAGKKHESDAPSRRNARSNTVARRDSEFNADFSKNFEF, encoded by the coding sequence ATGGTAAACGGAGATTCAGGCAGTCAGCAGCTTCTGGAAACCCTCAGGTCAATAGATACACAAACCATCGTAATCATGTTCCTGATTCTTGCCGCTGCCTATGTCCTTAGCAGGATTATTACCACCCTTTTATCAAAGATCTCGGAAAAAATGAGCCGGAAGGATAGGATAAAAGTAAAGATGATTATACCTACGGTAAAGTTTGGAATATATGTTCTGGCTTTTTATTACATCCTCAAGGAAATATTCAATATTTTTGGGCCCGAACTGCTCCTTCTTACAGGGCTTCTTGGTGCTGCCATCGGTTTTGGAGTCAAGGACCTTTTTGCAGACATTATAGGCGGACTTGTAATTACTTTTGAAAAGCCCTATCAGATAGGGGATAAAATATCCATTGGAGGTCATTATGGGGAGGTTACCGATATCGGACTAAGGGCAACGAAAATGGTAACCCCTGATGACAACACCATTACAGCCCCAAACAGCCTTATCTTCAATGAAACCGTTGCCAGCGGGAATTACGGAGATTCGGAAATGATGGTTGTAATAGACCTCTATATAGCATCAGGGTCAAATGTGGAAACTGCAATGAGGATCCTGAGGGAAGCTGTTGTGAGCTCAAAATACGTCTATATCTCTGAAAGCAGCCCTGTTACTCTGCTCCACAAAGCTCTCCCGTTTTATACAATGTTAAGGGCGAAAGCTTACGTCAATGATCTGAGGGATGAATTCAAGTTCGAATCCGATGTGCACACAAGAACCTGGATAGAATTCCTAAAAAATGGCATCAGGGCTCCCCAATTCCATATCCTCAACCTTCCTCCAGCAGGGAAAAAACATGAATCTGATGCTCCTTCCCGGAGAAATGCCAGGTCAAATACAGTAGCCCGGAGAGATTCCGAATTTAATGCAGATTTCAGTAAGAATTTCGAGTTCTGA
- a CDS encoding PGF-pre-PGF domain-containing protein codes for MKRPEFKIAFVLLLGLILCTVPASAGSAERTLPSSVSTSEVFEVTINVADYGVAGQVLEKIPAGFTYVSSTLPEEAVTVNGSKISFLLINDESFSYTLKAPESTGTYQFVGLLRDVNKAEFSVLPASSSIKVVSTSGSSGGSSRKSSGSSSSGGAGGSPELQSNVEAKELSQAFVTNGTHVRFDFPNGVTCIRYVEFDAKKTLGKITTIAEMLKGQSNLVPNLPEGTVYKNVNIWVGSGGIANSDNIENAVVGFRVEKAWLEENEIDADSLNLWYYDDSWSKLDTEKLDEESDTYVYFEAETPGFGSFVIVAGDDSGSIEVEPVPTADAEDDVASEPAKASSGGWRSTPGFESAAFLGAVGAAYCVMRRKV; via the coding sequence ATGAAAAGGCCTGAATTTAAAATTGCTTTTGTGCTACTCCTGGGCCTGATATTATGTACGGTACCGGCTTCTGCAGGCAGTGCAGAAAGGACTCTTCCTTCTTCCGTTAGTACCAGTGAGGTATTTGAAGTAACGATAAATGTAGCTGATTATGGGGTAGCCGGGCAGGTTCTGGAAAAGATTCCTGCAGGTTTCACATACGTCAGCTCGACCCTTCCGGAAGAAGCTGTAACTGTAAATGGCAGCAAGATTTCTTTCCTGCTGATTAATGACGAGAGCTTCAGCTACACTCTTAAAGCTCCTGAGTCAACCGGTACATACCAGTTCGTGGGACTTTTAAGAGACGTCAACAAAGCTGAATTCTCTGTTCTTCCGGCCAGTTCTTCTATCAAGGTAGTATCAACCTCAGGAAGTTCAGGCGGCAGTTCACGTAAGAGTTCAGGTAGCAGTTCAAGTGGCGGAGCTGGAGGTTCCCCCGAACTCCAGAGCAATGTAGAGGCTAAAGAGCTTTCTCAGGCGTTTGTCACCAACGGAACACATGTAAGGTTTGATTTTCCAAATGGGGTAACCTGCATAAGGTATGTGGAGTTTGATGCCAAGAAAACTCTTGGAAAAATCACTACCATTGCCGAAATGCTGAAAGGCCAATCCAATCTGGTTCCGAATCTGCCCGAGGGCACGGTCTATAAGAACGTGAACATCTGGGTGGGTTCAGGAGGAATTGCAAACTCTGATAACATCGAGAACGCAGTTGTCGGTTTCAGAGTCGAAAAGGCCTGGCTTGAGGAAAACGAGATTGATGCAGATTCGTTAAACCTCTGGTACTATGACGATTCATGGAGCAAACTTGATACAGAGAAATTAGACGAGGAAAGCGACACTTACGTCTATTTCGAAGCCGAGACTCCAGGTTTCGGGTCCTTTGTAATTGTTGCTGGAGACGATTCTGGTTCGATAGAAGTCGAGCCTGTTCCGACTGCTGATGCAGAAGATGATGTGGCATCCGAACCCGCAAAGGCTTCAAGTGGAGGCTGGCGTTCCACGCCTGGCTTTGAATCCGCAGCTTTTCTGGGAGCTGTTGGAGCCGCATACTGCGTCATGAGAAGAAAGGTCTAA
- a CDS encoding Ig-like domain-containing protein has product MFLLAGTASAIGDTENTDTVSLPVDLCVDNIVYSDEGPFAAGDVVEATVTFNKAVNYAAFTVCDYGLNPTVIVMTPKDDSGTVWCGEYLVQGDVNDAVDVIVYGAILDSAYAPGAILGGVPPEGIPAEVVIEGVEETDYYAFVIDNEAPKFTIIEPGIGVNTNCVCFNIQAIDKLSDTVAYAIFINDIEKKTGVVDCDGYVTYETDLDDGYYQWRIELEDEAGNICISGDFDLYVDTDCPSAVLISPEASCVINPDLFDPEDPFDPYDPRFDPLNSSYDPSYPIPFMTFSFTADDDFSDDCELDLCYQVYINGEPAEGYPVFINGELAEAMSGYMPSDSLVTIDVPYAFADGAYTWYVEVEDLAGNCFTSEVQEFYVNCEGLEVCLNFPDDEFVSACPEFNFSVSGGAGLPFDYELLINGEVVKEGTCVVGEDEVNCYSVNVEVDEGIDMLWTVCITDCAGREYQPDPCSFSVDCTAPAAVANLCVVDALSQSDMPWLYTCDAPRLYVSWDNNIEDDLCFDPTDPLSTPYVVLISECEPSCIEEMQLAEPYYDGYTFDALTSEYDENGVCILDTDMNIGGFGGEPLVYGRDYWVAVIALDWAGNYNDCFAVCGPVRTYEDMSLMLDAGWNLKSVPKTPATFNADPDSVFGECTTVIYWDGCDWVFPDCIEPCRGYWVYTPEACVSNVKFKPMSLDSSTPDVPPSLDLDCGWQMIGHTSTVPVHWSETLGSLQGLLGLEYKFSNIITYSCNEGWGGTISLGVLDLVGDDGVPEGMDPCPVGTLEFDGLMVPGQGYWVFMKEPGTYASVENVEFYVDGIIPDDGADDGTV; this is encoded by the coding sequence ATGTTCCTTTTAGCAGGAACAGCAAGTGCAATAGGAGATACGGAAAATACAGATACTGTATCGCTTCCAGTTGATCTGTGCGTTGATAATATCGTCTACAGTGACGAAGGTCCTTTCGCGGCGGGAGACGTTGTAGAAGCCACTGTAACCTTCAACAAAGCCGTCAATTATGCGGCTTTCACTGTTTGTGACTATGGTCTGAATCCCACCGTCATTGTAATGACTCCAAAGGATGACAGTGGTACTGTCTGGTGTGGTGAATACTTAGTTCAAGGCGATGTAAACGATGCTGTTGACGTGATAGTATATGGAGCCATTTTGGATAGCGCATATGCTCCTGGAGCCATCTTAGGCGGCGTGCCACCGGAAGGGATACCGGCGGAAGTTGTGATTGAAGGGGTTGAGGAGACTGATTACTACGCCTTTGTGATTGACAACGAAGCTCCGAAGTTTACTATAATTGAACCGGGAATTGGTGTCAATACAAATTGTGTATGCTTCAATATCCAGGCCATCGATAAACTGAGTGATACAGTTGCCTATGCCATCTTTATCAATGATATTGAGAAGAAAACAGGGGTTGTGGATTGTGACGGATATGTCACATATGAGACTGATCTGGATGATGGCTATTATCAATGGAGAATCGAACTCGAAGACGAAGCAGGAAACATTTGTATCTCTGGAGACTTCGACCTGTACGTGGACACCGACTGTCCGAGTGCGGTACTTATTTCCCCGGAAGCCAGCTGCGTCATCAATCCCGATCTCTTTGATCCCGAGGATCCCTTTGATCCATATGATCCGCGCTTTGATCCTCTGAATTCCTCATATGATCCCTCCTATCCCATTCCCTTCATGACATTCAGTTTCACCGCTGATGATGATTTCTCTGACGACTGTGAGCTGGATCTATGTTACCAGGTGTACATCAACGGAGAACCTGCTGAGGGGTACCCGGTGTTCATCAACGGAGAACTTGCTGAGGCAATGTCCGGGTATATGCCCTCCGACAGTCTCGTAACCATAGACGTCCCATATGCTTTCGCGGACGGGGCTTACACATGGTACGTTGAAGTTGAGGATCTTGCAGGAAACTGCTTTACGAGCGAAGTCCAGGAGTTCTATGTCAACTGTGAAGGGCTTGAAGTCTGCCTCAATTTCCCGGATGATGAGTTCGTTTCTGCATGCCCGGAATTTAACTTCAGTGTTTCAGGAGGAGCAGGGCTGCCTTTCGATTACGAACTGCTCATTAACGGCGAGGTAGTGAAGGAGGGCACGTGCGTTGTCGGTGAAGACGAGGTTAACTGTTATTCCGTGAATGTGGAAGTGGATGAAGGCATAGATATGCTCTGGACAGTGTGTATCACTGACTGTGCAGGCAGGGAGTACCAACCTGACCCATGTTCTTTCTCTGTTGACTGTACTGCCCCGGCTGCCGTAGCAAACCTGTGTGTTGTTGACGCGCTGAGCCAATCGGATATGCCTTGGCTCTATACATGTGATGCGCCTAGACTGTACGTTAGCTGGGATAATAACATCGAGGACGATCTTTGCTTCGACCCAACCGATCCTTTATCTACTCCATATGTGGTTTTAATCAGCGAATGCGAGCCCTCATGCATTGAGGAGATGCAACTGGCAGAACCATATTATGACGGATATACATTCGACGCACTTACATCCGAATATGATGAAAACGGCGTGTGTATCCTTGATACAGACATGAATATCGGAGGATTTGGTGGAGAACCTCTTGTCTATGGTCGGGACTACTGGGTAGCTGTTATTGCCCTGGATTGGGCTGGCAACTACAACGATTGCTTTGCCGTTTGCGGGCCTGTCCGGACATACGAAGACATGAGCCTCATGCTTGATGCAGGCTGGAACCTGAAATCCGTGCCCAAGACTCCGGCTACATTCAATGCTGACCCGGACTCGGTCTTTGGAGAATGCACCACAGTCATTTACTGGGACGGTTGTGACTGGGTATTCCCGGACTGCATCGAACCATGTAGGGGCTACTGGGTCTACACTCCGGAAGCCTGCGTGAGCAATGTAAAGTTCAAGCCAATGTCACTTGATAGTTCAACTCCTGATGTGCCTCCGTCTCTGGACCTGGATTGTGGATGGCAGATGATAGGACACACCTCTACAGTACCTGTACACTGGTCCGAGACTCTGGGTTCACTGCAGGGCCTTCTGGGCTTAGAGTATAAGTTCTCCAACATCATCACGTATTCTTGCAATGAAGGTTGGGGGGGTACAATCTCTCTTGGAGTCTTAGACCTGGTCGGTGATGACGGTGTTCCAGAAGGAATGGATCCGTGCCCTGTTGGAACACTTGAATTTGATGGTCTTATGGTCCCAGGACAGGGATACTGGGTATTCATGAAGGAACCCGGTACCTATGCTTCCGTCGAAAACGTGGAGTTCTACGTCGATGGAATCATTCCCGACGATGGAGCCGACGATGGTACCGTGTAA